One segment of Stappia sp. 28M-7 DNA contains the following:
- a CDS encoding cytochrome c, whose product MLKSCLRTVAVLAAFAATTSLANADPIEIRQNMMKSVGAATGTLGKMVKGEIPYDAQLAGMAMRVLFTTPSGFVTQFPEGADSPTSEAGPKIWEDRAGFEKVALDMQTAAMAAIPAASESLDALKASFGSVAQNCRACHETYRVKKN is encoded by the coding sequence ATGCTCAAGTCCTGCCTGCGCACGGTCGCCGTGCTCGCAGCCTTCGCGGCCACCACATCGCTCGCCAATGCCGACCCCATCGAGATCCGCCAGAACATGATGAAGTCTGTCGGCGCCGCCACCGGCACGCTCGGCAAGATGGTGAAAGGGGAAATCCCCTACGACGCCCAGCTGGCCGGAATGGCCATGCGCGTCCTGTTCACCACCCCGTCCGGCTTCGTTACCCAGTTCCCGGAAGGGGCCGATTCGCCGACCAGCGAGGCCGGCCCGAAGATCTGGGAAGACCGCGCGGGCTTCGAGAAGGTCGCCCTCGACATGCAGACCGCCGCCATGGCCGCGATCCCCGCGGCAAGCGAAAGCCTCGATGCGCTGAAGGCCTCCTTCGGCTCGGTCGCGCAGAACTGTCGCGCCTGCCACGAGACCTACCGCGTCAAGAAGAACTGA
- a CDS encoding c-type cytochrome gives MTRRTFRRLVGVFLLLIAAGLYFTRPERVDPSAIPVHQADLANGERMFWAGGCTSCHAAPGATGNDKLVLAGGLEMNTPFGLFRVPNISPSQAGIGGWSVNDFLNAMVHGTSPEGLHYYPAFPYGSYRNMKAEDLIDMKAYLDTLPASDNQVADHELAFPFSWRSALGMWKLLFLDTSAPALAANAGAEAERGAYLVTGAGHCAECHTPRNFLGGLDTARWMAGGPNPDGEGTIPNITPSSQGIGSWSATDIAYYLESGFTPDFDSVGGSMASVQANWAKVPAEDRAAVAAYLKTIAPIPAGAN, from the coding sequence ATGACCCGCCGCACCTTCCGCCGTCTCGTCGGCGTGTTCCTGCTGCTGATCGCCGCGGGTCTCTATTTCACGCGGCCCGAGCGGGTGGACCCGTCTGCGATTCCCGTACATCAGGCAGACCTTGCCAATGGCGAGCGGATGTTCTGGGCCGGCGGCTGCACCTCATGCCATGCCGCACCCGGCGCGACAGGCAACGACAAGCTGGTGCTTGCCGGCGGGCTTGAAATGAACACGCCCTTCGGCCTCTTCCGGGTGCCCAACATCTCGCCGTCGCAGGCAGGTATCGGCGGATGGTCGGTCAACGACTTCCTGAACGCGATGGTCCACGGCACCTCGCCGGAGGGCCTGCACTACTATCCGGCCTTCCCCTATGGCTCCTACCGCAACATGAAGGCGGAGGACCTGATCGACATGAAGGCCTATCTCGACACGCTTCCTGCATCAGACAATCAGGTGGCCGACCACGAACTTGCCTTCCCCTTCTCCTGGCGCAGCGCGCTCGGCATGTGGAAGCTCCTGTTCCTGGACACCAGCGCGCCCGCTCTTGCCGCAAATGCCGGCGCCGAAGCCGAACGGGGCGCCTATCTGGTGACGGGCGCCGGCCACTGCGCCGAATGCCATACGCCGCGCAATTTCCTCGGGGGACTCGACACTGCGCGGTGGATGGCGGGCGGCCCCAATCCCGATGGCGAGGGAACCATTCCCAACATCACCCCCTCTTCGCAGGGCATCGGCTCCTGGTCGGCAACAGATATCGCCTATTACCTGGAAAGCGGCTTCACGCCGGACTTCGACAGCGTCGGCGGCAGCATGGCCTCGGTCCAGGCGAACTGGGCCAAGGTACCGGCAGAAGACCGCGCCGCGGTTGCCGCCTATCTCAAGACGATCGCGCCGATCCCCGCCGGCGCAAACTGA
- the cutA gene encoding divalent-cation tolerance protein CutA, which translates to MIYATFPDTESARAAAARLVGEGLAACVNMWPGMTSIYQWNGALEESQEVVFLAKTTRSRAREAIEAVVQVHPYDEPAVMLLPVEGGSASFLDWIRRQTGSEAFEGS; encoded by the coding sequence TTGATCTACGCGACTTTTCCCGACACGGAGAGCGCCCGCGCGGCGGCCGCCCGGCTGGTAGGCGAAGGGCTGGCGGCCTGCGTCAACATGTGGCCGGGCATGACGTCGATCTATCAGTGGAACGGCGCGCTGGAGGAAAGCCAGGAAGTCGTGTTCCTGGCCAAGACCACCCGTTCGCGGGCGCGCGAGGCGATCGAGGCGGTCGTCCAGGTGCACCCCTATGACGAGCCGGCGGTCATGCTGCTGCCCGTGGAGGGCGGCAGTGCCTCGTTCCTCGACTGGATCCGCCGTCAGACGGGCAGCGAGGCCTTCGAGGGCAGCTGA
- a CDS encoding NAD kinase, with translation MDRLPQTIEKLAFVSSETDEAERARIELESRYGAHDPKQADVIVALGGDGLMLQTLHRFMNTGKPIYGLNRGSVGFLMNEYGEDGLPERIARAVVSRIHPLVMEATDTFGHIHSALAINEVSLLRQTHQAAKLRISVDERVRMEELVCDGVLVATPAGSTAYNLSAHGPILPIDAQLLALTPISAFRPRRWRGALLPNYVNVRISVLEADKRPVSAAADYTEIRNVIEVRVREEKNSSSLALFDADHNWDERILSEMFRY, from the coding sequence ATGGACCGCCTGCCGCAGACTATCGAGAAACTGGCCTTCGTCTCAAGCGAGACGGACGAGGCGGAGCGTGCCCGCATCGAACTGGAGAGCCGGTACGGTGCCCATGACCCCAAGCAGGCCGACGTGATCGTCGCCCTTGGCGGCGACGGCCTGATGCTGCAGACGCTGCACCGGTTCATGAATACCGGCAAGCCGATCTACGGCCTCAACCGCGGATCTGTCGGCTTCCTGATGAACGAATACGGCGAGGACGGCCTGCCGGAGCGCATCGCACGGGCCGTGGTCAGCCGCATTCATCCGCTGGTGATGGAAGCGACGGACACGTTCGGGCACATCCATTCGGCGCTCGCGATCAACGAGGTCTCGCTGCTGCGGCAGACCCATCAGGCCGCCAAGCTGCGCATCTCCGTCGACGAGCGCGTGCGGATGGAAGAGCTGGTCTGCGACGGCGTACTCGTTGCCACCCCTGCCGGCAGCACCGCCTACAACCTGTCGGCCCACGGGCCGATCCTGCCCATCGACGCCCAGCTGCTGGCACTGACGCCGATCAGCGCCTTCCGCCCCCGGCGCTGGCGTGGCGCCCTGCTGCCGAACTACGTCAATGTTCGCATCAGCGTTCTGGAAGCGGACAAGCGTCCGGTGAGCGCGGCGGCGGACTATACCGAGATCCGCAATGTCATCGAGGTGCGCGTGCGCGAGGAGAAGAACTCTTCGAGCCTTGCCCTGTTCGATGCCGATCACAATTGGGACGAGCGCATCCTCTCCGAGATGTTCCGCTACTGA
- a CDS encoding response regulator — protein MQLPHLDLSGIRVLIVDDNTNMRRILRTMVAGFGIKSIYEAEDGADALEEISRNDPDLIILDWLMPLVNGNELTHRIRTSQAPACFVPIIAVTAHTQKRRVMQARDSGVTEVMCKPISARGLYLRIANCILNQRDFVRTKGFFGPDRRRFQNPNFQGDERRGQPIEDGYALDGPSELPQSQSLRAKRESATG, from the coding sequence ATGCAGCTACCCCATCTCGACCTCAGCGGAATCCGAGTTCTGATCGTCGACGACAACACCAACATGCGCAGGATCCTGCGGACGATGGTTGCGGGCTTCGGCATCAAGTCCATCTACGAGGCGGAAGATGGCGCCGACGCCCTGGAAGAGATCTCCCGCAACGATCCCGACCTCATCATCCTCGACTGGCTGATGCCGCTTGTGAACGGCAACGAGTTGACCCACCGGATTCGCACCTCGCAGGCGCCGGCCTGCTTCGTCCCGATCATCGCCGTAACGGCACATACCCAGAAGCGCCGCGTGATGCAGGCACGCGACAGCGGCGTGACGGAAGTGATGTGCAAGCCGATTTCCGCCCGCGGCCTCTACCTGCGGATCGCCAACTGCATCCTCAACCAGCGGGACTTCGTTCGCACCAAAGGCTTCTTCGGGCCCGACCGGCGCCGCTTCCAGAACCCCAATTTCCAGGGAGATGAACGCCGGGGGCAGCCGATCGAGGACGGATATGCTCTGGACGGTCCATCGGAACTCCCGCAAAGTCAGTCGTTGCGGGCAAAAAGGGAATCGGCGACAGGATGA
- a CDS encoding Hpt domain-containing protein: MSSDPTKQNAGYELVKPPRDLRAKVRVLSEREAARFDPVKSAEAALQRLSHDFDDWMASEALTLSEAWTDIQENGIVDTERRQVLFRAAHDIKGQASTFGYPLVGSVAGSLCHLLDHVPAEKLPLTLIAQHVEAIRAMVAETRQQEENPTAKALVDRLADVTNDYISRHGDGEED; encoded by the coding sequence ATGAGCAGCGACCCGACCAAGCAGAATGCCGGCTACGAACTGGTGAAACCGCCGCGTGACCTTCGCGCCAAGGTCCGGGTGCTGAGCGAGCGCGAGGCGGCACGATTCGACCCGGTCAAGTCGGCCGAGGCGGCGCTCCAGCGCCTGTCCCATGATTTCGACGACTGGATGGCGAGCGAAGCTCTGACGCTGTCCGAGGCCTGGACCGATATCCAGGAGAACGGCATCGTCGATACCGAGCGCCGCCAGGTCCTGTTCCGGGCTGCCCACGACATCAAGGGCCAGGCGAGCACCTTCGGCTACCCGCTGGTCGGCTCCGTCGCCGGCAGCCTCTGCCATTTGCTGGACCATGTTCCGGCGGAAAAGCTGCCGCTTACGCTCATCGCCCAGCATGTCGAGGCGATCCGCGCGATGGTCGCGGAGACCAGGCAGCAGGAAGAAAATCCCACCGCCAAGGCGCTGGTCGACCGGCTCGCCGACGTTACCAACGACTATATTTCCCGGCACGGAGACGGCGAGGAGGATTGA
- a CDS encoding DUF2336 domain-containing protein: protein MIVHQFLRWMADAPVARRAEATSALAKAYLYSDMSADDRDAAEAAMIILLDDPAVQVRRALAEALSRSDKAPREVVLALVNDLPDVALPVLERSPVLLDAELVDAIGGFADPLPAAVARRFHLSVQVAAAVAEVGSLQACRALAENDTADIPRFSLVRLVERHGKDATLREALMARPGIPIEIRQMLLKQVGDLLSDHPLVRLGLKEERARAVVTEARERATVSLANQAGPQETDALVGHLLESGQLTAGLLLRALCTGNIRLFNAALARLSGMGSERVRGVMETGRGLAVRALLARAGLPPRTHALIQVAVGVWRDLAREISPDLVIPSNPAVARLLIAEVLERYQSQDGVEADDLVVMLRRFSAETAREAARAYVDRTLAAA from the coding sequence ATGATCGTGCATCAGTTTCTGCGTTGGATGGCAGATGCGCCGGTGGCCCGGCGGGCGGAGGCGACAAGCGCGCTCGCCAAGGCTTATCTCTACTCCGATATGTCCGCGGATGACCGCGATGCGGCCGAAGCGGCGATGATCATCCTTCTCGACGATCCGGCGGTACAGGTCCGCCGCGCGCTCGCTGAGGCGCTGTCGCGCAGCGACAAGGCACCGCGCGAGGTGGTGCTGGCGCTGGTCAACGACCTGCCGGACGTGGCGTTGCCCGTTCTGGAGCGTTCGCCCGTGCTTCTGGATGCCGAACTGGTGGACGCGATCGGTGGGTTCGCTGACCCGCTGCCCGCGGCTGTGGCGCGGCGGTTCCATCTGTCGGTGCAGGTGGCCGCGGCGGTCGCCGAGGTCGGCTCGCTTCAGGCGTGCCGGGCGCTTGCCGAGAACGACACGGCGGACATCCCGCGTTTCAGTCTGGTCCGCCTGGTCGAGCGCCACGGCAAGGACGCGACCTTACGCGAGGCGCTGATGGCGCGCCCCGGCATTCCCATCGAGATCCGCCAGATGCTGCTGAAGCAGGTTGGCGACCTGTTGAGCGACCATCCGCTGGTGCGCCTCGGCCTGAAGGAAGAGCGGGCCCGCGCGGTCGTGACGGAGGCGCGCGAACGGGCGACCGTGAGCCTTGCCAACCAGGCGGGACCGCAGGAAACGGACGCGCTGGTCGGGCATCTTCTGGAATCGGGACAGCTGACCGCAGGCCTGCTGCTGCGGGCGCTGTGCACCGGCAATATCCGCCTGTTCAACGCGGCGCTGGCGCGGCTTTCCGGCATGGGCAGCGAGCGTGTGCGCGGCGTGATGGAGACGGGCAGGGGGCTTGCCGTGCGGGCGCTGCTTGCGCGCGCCGGACTGCCGCCGCGCACCCATGCGCTGATCCAGGTCGCGGTGGGCGTATGGCGCGATCTTGCCCGCGAAATCTCGCCCGACCTCGTTATCCCGTCGAACCCGGCCGTTGCGCGGCTGCTGATCGCCGAGGTGCTGGAGCGCTATCAATCGCAGGATGGGGTCGAAGCGGACGACCTGGTGGTCATGCTGCGCCGCTTCTCGGCCGAGACCGCGCGCGAGGCGGCGCGCGCCTATGTCGACCGCACGCTTGCGGCAGCCTGA
- a CDS encoding lytic transglycosylase domain-containing protein has translation MKVGEPISIASRIEQAFQSASTTTGTSFEYLVKTAKRESNFVETARARTSSATGLFQFIESTWLETLKESGARHGLGQYADQIERTASGKYRVADPAMREQILNLRNDANIASMMAGELTQKNASYLTEKLGRPPSEGELYIAHFLGAGGAHKLISLAQSQPDLAADQVFSRQAKANKPIFYDRGGARSVSEVYANLVSKHSGPMPALPGTGGTMVAARPETKPAAGPELAYNGGAEQSASDAPTSRVLTAWSATGDISSPFHALFRNGMEARRVSFDSRFTSAFAAQEAGQAEALERAAARLEANSGSDAYAQRRSRVLIEAGGGQQAASLVRSQPMDLTGFLNYQPTFAQRELLPPV, from the coding sequence ATGAAAGTCGGCGAACCGATCTCGATCGCATCCAGGATCGAGCAGGCGTTCCAGTCGGCCAGCACGACGACCGGCACCTCCTTCGAGTATCTGGTGAAGACGGCGAAGCGGGAATCCAACTTCGTCGAAACGGCCCGCGCACGGACCTCCAGCGCAACCGGACTTTTCCAGTTCATCGAGAGCACCTGGCTTGAAACGCTCAAGGAATCGGGCGCTCGCCATGGGCTGGGGCAGTATGCCGATCAGATCGAGCGCACGGCCAGTGGCAAGTATCGGGTGGCCGATCCGGCCATGCGCGAGCAGATTCTCAATCTGCGCAACGACGCCAACATCGCCTCGATGATGGCGGGCGAACTGACGCAGAAGAACGCCTCGTATCTGACCGAGAAGCTCGGTCGGCCGCCGAGCGAGGGTGAGCTCTACATCGCGCACTTCCTGGGGGCAGGGGGCGCGCACAAGCTGATCTCGCTGGCCCAGAGCCAGCCGGACCTTGCCGCCGATCAGGTCTTCTCCCGCCAGGCGAAGGCGAACAAGCCGATCTTCTACGACCGTGGCGGCGCGCGCAGCGTCTCCGAGGTTTATGCCAATCTGGTATCCAAGCATTCCGGCCCCATGCCGGCATTGCCCGGGACCGGCGGAACGATGGTCGCAGCGCGCCCGGAGACGAAGCCTGCGGCGGGGCCCGAGCTTGCCTACAATGGCGGCGCCGAGCAGTCCGCAAGCGATGCCCCCACCAGCCGGGTACTCACCGCCTGGTCGGCCACCGGCGACATTTCCTCGCCGTTCCATGCCTTGTTCCGCAATGGCATGGAAGCACGGCGCGTCTCGTTCGACTCGCGCTTCACGTCCGCCTTTGCGGCCCAGGAGGCCGGGCAGGCGGAAGCGCTGGAGCGGGCTGCAGCGCGTCTGGAGGCGAACTCGGGGAGCGATGCCTACGCACAGCGCCGGTCGCGGGTTCTCATCGAGGCGGGCGGCGGGCAGCAGGCCGCGAGCCTTGTGCGCAGTCAGCCGATGGACTTGACGGGCTTCCTCAACTACCAGCCGACCTTTGCGCAGAGGGAGCTTCTGCCCCCGGTGTAA
- a CDS encoding MaoC family dehydratase, whose translation MPGLYYEEFEIGHIFTHSLTRTVTEMDNMLFSNMTLNPQPLHIDRHFCETQTEWGQPLVNSIFTLGLMIGISVNDTTVGTTIGNLGMTDVRFPHPLFQGDSVHCTTEVVAKRESKSRPGAGIVEFEHKAFNQNDILVASCRRQAFMKKKG comes from the coding sequence ATGCCGGGACTGTATTATGAAGAGTTCGAGATCGGCCACATCTTCACCCATTCGCTGACCCGCACGGTCACCGAAATGGACAACATGCTGTTCTCCAACATGACGCTGAACCCGCAGCCGCTGCATATCGACCGGCATTTCTGCGAGACGCAGACCGAGTGGGGCCAGCCCCTCGTAAACAGCATCTTCACCCTCGGCCTGATGATCGGCATCTCGGTGAACGACACCACCGTCGGCACCACCATCGGCAATCTCGGCATGACCGATGTCCGCTTCCCGCACCCGCTGTTCCAGGGCGACAGCGTGCACTGCACGACCGAAGTGGTCGCCAAGCGCGAGTCGAAGTCGCGCCCGGGCGCCGGCATCGTCGAGTTCGAGCACAAGGCCTTCAACCAGAACGACATCCTTGTCGCCAGCTGCCGCCGTCAGGCCTTCATGAAGAAGAAGGGCTGA
- a CDS encoding CoA ester lyase, which translates to MRSLLFVPGDSERKLEKSLTSGADVLLIDLEDSVALEAKPKARETATAFLAENRELQARPRLYVRVNALDTGETDADLAAVMRAAPDGIMLPKSISGRDVQHLAAKLAVHEAEHGLADGATRVIVVATETAASVFNLGTYAGSSPRLAGLTWGAEDLSADLGALGNRTADGRYSGPFWLARNLCLFGAVAAEAAPIDTVFTNFRDMDGLRAEALEALNDGFTGKMAIHPAQVPVINEVFTPSSEEIAKARRVFDAFAAAGNPGVVGLDGEMLDRPHLRRAEKVLARAGLSAIA; encoded by the coding sequence ATGCGCTCGCTCCTCTTCGTTCCCGGCGACAGCGAGCGCAAGCTGGAGAAGTCGCTGACGAGCGGCGCCGACGTGCTCCTGATCGACCTGGAGGATTCCGTCGCCCTCGAGGCCAAGCCGAAGGCACGCGAGACGGCCACCGCCTTCCTCGCGGAGAACCGCGAGCTCCAGGCACGCCCGCGCCTTTATGTCCGCGTCAACGCACTCGACACTGGCGAGACGGACGCCGACCTCGCCGCCGTGATGCGGGCAGCGCCCGACGGCATCATGCTGCCCAAGTCCATCTCCGGCCGCGACGTGCAGCACCTTGCGGCCAAGCTCGCTGTGCACGAGGCCGAGCACGGTCTTGCCGACGGCGCCACCCGGGTAATCGTCGTCGCCACCGAAACCGCGGCCTCCGTCTTCAATCTCGGCACATATGCCGGCTCGAGCCCGCGCCTTGCCGGCCTCACCTGGGGCGCGGAAGACCTGTCGGCCGATCTCGGGGCACTCGGCAACCGGACGGCGGACGGGCGCTATTCGGGGCCCTTCTGGCTGGCGCGCAACCTCTGCCTCTTCGGCGCTGTCGCTGCCGAGGCCGCCCCCATCGATACTGTCTTCACCAACTTCCGGGACATGGACGGCCTGCGCGCCGAAGCGCTGGAAGCGCTGAACGACGGGTTCACCGGCAAGATGGCGATCCACCCTGCCCAGGTGCCGGTGATCAACGAGGTCTTCACCCCCTCGAGCGAAGAGATCGCCAAGGCCAGGCGTGTCTTCGACGCCTTTGCGGCAGCCGGCAATCCTGGCGTCGTCGGCCTCGACGGCGAAATGCTCGACCGTCCGCACCTGCGGCGGGCAGAGAAGGTCCTGGCGCGTGCCGGCCTTTCAGCTATCGCCTGA
- a CDS encoding flavin reductase family protein, whose amino-acid sequence MYSYEVAKGHGLPHNPFKALVAPRPIGWISSRAADGSVNLAPYSFFNAVCDTPPIVVFSSSGYKDSVANIDETGDFVFNLATEDLKDAMNTSSAPFDKGVSEFEKAGLTPQASLLVGAPRVAEAKAVLECKHLQTIRLTAHDGTPTNNWMVLGEVVAVHIDEAMLVDGLFDVTKARPLSRLGYMDYAVVDSVFQMRRPTA is encoded by the coding sequence ATGTATAGCTACGAGGTTGCCAAGGGACACGGCCTGCCGCACAACCCGTTCAAGGCGCTGGTGGCGCCGCGGCCGATCGGCTGGATTTCCAGCCGGGCCGCGGACGGGTCGGTGAATCTTGCGCCTTACAGCTTCTTCAATGCCGTCTGCGACACGCCGCCGATCGTGGTTTTCTCGTCGTCCGGCTACAAGGATTCGGTCGCCAATATCGACGAGACCGGCGATTTCGTCTTCAACCTTGCAACCGAGGACCTGAAGGACGCGATGAACACGTCCTCCGCTCCTTTCGACAAGGGCGTGTCGGAGTTCGAAAAGGCTGGCCTGACGCCGCAGGCGTCCCTGCTCGTCGGTGCGCCGCGCGTTGCCGAGGCGAAGGCCGTGCTCGAATGCAAGCATCTGCAGACGATCCGCCTGACCGCCCATGACGGCACTCCGACCAACAACTGGATGGTGCTCGGCGAGGTCGTCGCAGTGCATATCGACGAGGCCATGCTGGTCGATGGGCTGTTCGACGTGACGAAGGCGCGGCCGCTTTCGCGGCTCGGCTACATGGACTATGCGGTGGTGGACAGCGTCTTCCAGATGCGCCGGCCGACGGCCTGA
- a CDS encoding nitroreductase, with protein MTTEQSETLRLMLTRRSHPAMTMVEPAPEGEALRTILQAASRVPDHGKLVPWRFILIRGEARAELGERLLPLAEAREGELSEERRDQELTRFTRAPLVVAVVSRAAVHPKIPVWEQQLCVGAVCMNLVMAANASGFAAQWLTEWMAFDDDVASLLGLAEAERIAGFIHLGTASQPPSERPRPDLDDLISEWSAA; from the coding sequence ATGACGACGGAGCAATCCGAAACACTGCGCTTGATGCTCACGCGGCGCTCGCATCCGGCCATGACTATGGTCGAGCCCGCGCCGGAAGGCGAGGCCCTGCGCACCATCCTGCAGGCGGCCTCTCGCGTGCCCGATCACGGCAAGCTGGTGCCCTGGCGCTTCATCCTCATTCGGGGCGAGGCCCGAGCGGAGCTCGGCGAACGCCTGCTGCCGCTGGCCGAGGCGCGCGAGGGCGAGCTGTCCGAGGAACGGCGCGATCAGGAGCTGACGCGCTTCACCCGGGCGCCGCTGGTGGTTGCCGTGGTGAGCCGAGCTGCCGTGCACCCCAAGATCCCGGTCTGGGAGCAGCAGCTGTGCGTTGGCGCCGTCTGCATGAACCTGGTGATGGCGGCCAATGCGAGCGGGTTCGCCGCCCAGTGGCTGACCGAGTGGATGGCCTTCGACGACGACGTCGCGTCTCTGCTGGGCCTTGCCGAAGCCGAGCGGATTGCCGGCTTCATTCACCTTGGCACGGCCTCGCAGCCGCCGAGCGAGCGGCCGCGCCCCGACCTCGACGATCTGATCAGCGAATGGAGTGCTGCATGA
- a CDS encoding lysophospholipid acyltransferase family protein produces the protein MRETELSYANEAHSWTKRVLIRWIETLSGRNYLLGYYRYWRDAIAATSTTKWGDLLALIGVDVLVEEGSWPPESLPEGPLVMIANHPYGLGDGPAILSLAERLGRPYRILINNELLKAPEIRPYALPIDFEETADALRTNMRTRQEALRLLAEGVTIIVFPGGGVATADRPFGRARELPWKTFTAKMIRAARATVIPLYFDGQNSPLFHLVSRFSLTLRLSMYIREFRKIMGCDLPVRVGAPIPYEELAAFGDQKAMTEHLLARVVAMAPAVPRPRGRPDRRRLRRIAA, from the coding sequence GTGAGGGAAACGGAACTCAGCTACGCCAACGAGGCGCATTCGTGGACCAAGCGCGTCTTGATCCGCTGGATAGAGACGCTGTCGGGACGCAATTACCTGCTCGGCTACTATCGCTATTGGCGCGATGCCATCGCTGCGACCTCGACCACAAAATGGGGCGACCTTCTGGCGCTGATCGGTGTCGATGTGCTGGTGGAAGAGGGGAGCTGGCCGCCGGAAAGCCTGCCCGAGGGACCGTTGGTGATGATCGCCAATCATCCTTACGGGCTCGGCGACGGGCCGGCGATCCTGTCGCTCGCCGAACGGCTAGGGCGTCCCTACCGCATCCTCATCAACAACGAGCTCCTGAAGGCGCCGGAGATCCGCCCCTACGCGCTGCCAATCGACTTCGAGGAGACGGCGGATGCGCTACGGACCAACATGCGCACCCGGCAGGAGGCCCTGCGCCTGCTCGCCGAAGGCGTAACGATCATCGTGTTTCCGGGGGGAGGGGTGGCAACGGCCGACCGGCCCTTCGGCCGCGCGCGTGAACTGCCGTGGAAAACCTTCACGGCCAAGATGATCCGTGCGGCCCGCGCGACAGTCATCCCGCTTTATTTCGACGGCCAGAACTCGCCGCTCTTTCACCTGGTCTCGCGGTTCTCGCTGACGCTTCGCCTGTCGATGTATATTCGCGAGTTCCGCAAGATCATGGGCTGCGACCTGCCGGTGCGGGTGGGCGCCCCAATCCCCTACGAGGAGCTGGCAGCTTTCGGCGATCAGAAAGCGATGACCGAGCATTTGCTGGCACGGGTGGTCGCCATGGCACCGGCGGTGCCCAGGCCGCGAGGCAGGCCTGACCGGCGCCGGCTGCGGCGGATCGCTGCCTGA